Genomic window (Bacillus vallismortis):
CAGCACCCACTGTGTATTCGGATGCTGGAGCTGCAGCCACAAACTTTCAAACAATGCGCTCACCCCTTAAGTCCTTCTGCCAGCACTTTATCTTTTAGAAAAGTCAGCCTTCCTCCATACGTTTTTTGCAGGTTGTCGATCGTAAAAACGTTCTCTGCCGGCCCGAAAGCGATTTTTCTTAAATGCAACAGTAAGATCCAATCGAAATAATCCTCGGCAGTCTGCAGATCATGGTGGACGACAAGCACTGTTTTCCCTTTTTCTTTGAGTTCTGCCAAAAGCGTCATAATGGCCCGCTCCGTCGCTGCATCAACGCCGGCAAACGGTTCATCCATAAAATAAACATCGGCGTCCTGGCATAGCGCCCGGGCAAGAAACACCCGCTGTTGCTGGCCTCCTGACAGCTGGCTGATCTGCCTTTTCGCATAATCAAGCATTCCTACTTTGTCTAAAGCGGCTTTCGCCATTTCCACATCAGCTTTTTTGGACCTTTTCAATAAGCCAATCCGGCCGTATCGCCCCATCAGCACGACATCGAGCGCGTTTGTGGGAAAATCCCAGTCAACTGATCCGCGCTGCGGAACGTATCCGATTCTTGTCCGTTGATTCTTATAGTCTTTGCCGTAAATAGAGATGTCTCCTGAAGCCCGGGGCACAAGACCGAGAATGGTTTTGATCAAGGTTGATTTTCCCGCGCCGTTTGGACCGATAATGCCAATTAGCTTTCCTTCAGGCACCTGCAGTGAAATGTCCTGCAGAACAGGCTTTTTATGATAAGCGACCGTTACATTTTCGAGCTCAACAGGAAACATATCCATCACCTCTTTTCTTTATTTAAGCGCTTTGGTAATTGTATTGATATTGTGGCGGAACATCCCTTCGTATGTGCCTTCTTTTGTGCCCTTTTCACCCATGGCATCCGAATAGAGCTGACCGCCGATTGTGACTGTATGGCCTTTTTCTTTAGCCCCTTCCGCCACTGCATTTATTGATTTTTCAGATACGCTGCTTTCGACAAAAACAGCTTTTATTTGTTTTTCTGTCAGGAGATCGACCAGCTCCTGAACATCCTTCAATCCGTAATCAGAATCTGTGCTTAGCCCCTGCAGGCCTTTCACTTGAAATCCGTACTCTTTCCCAAAGTACGCAAAGGCATCGTGAGCGGTGACCAGTACACGGCTTTTCTCCGGAATGCTCGCAATCTCTTGACGTGACCATTTATCTAAATATTGCAAATCCTCTTTGTACTCTTTGGCCTTTTTCTTAAAATCTTCCGCATGCTCAGGCATCGCTTTGCTGAATTGCGCTTCAATTTCATCCACCGCATAGATCCATAACGGAATGCTGAACCAAACGTGCGGATCAAACATTTTGCCTTCTCCGGCGGAAATAAGCTTGTTTTTCGGTATGGCCTCAGTGACAGCCGCTGTTTGTTTTTGTTCGTCGATCTTTTGAAGAATGTCCTCCATTTTCCCTTCCAAGTGCAATCCGCTGTACAGAACGACGTCGGCTGACATCAATTTTTTCGTGTCGCCTTGTGACGCTTTATAAAGGTGCGGATCGACTCCCGGTCCCATTAAAGCGGTCACTTTCACATGTTTTCCTCCGATGTTTTCGGCTGCATCGGCAATTTGGGATGTTGTTGCCGTTACCTGCAGGCGCTTGTCAGCGCTTTTTCCGGCTGAATCCGTCCCGCATCCCGTTAAGGCAATGCAGGACAAAAGCACTGCTGCCATCAGTCTCTTTTTCATATTTTCCCTCCTCTTTGCCATCAATGTCAGATTGTATTATCTTATGTTTTCATTTCTTAGACATGTGACATAAAATTAGACAAAAGCATATTTTGTTTAAACGAGACAAAAAGTTTCCTTAATGCAAAAATATCGCGTTTGTCCACTTTTGTCAAGCGTAATTTGCATACAAAAAAACCGGCTGGGTCAGCAGCCGGTCCAAACGAGAAGGGATGTATTCAACGAACGCTTTTACTATAACAGCACATTGACATTCTCTCAAAATGGCAAAATGTTTTTTTCTTATCCATGCTGCGTGAAAACATCCATTTTAGTCACATATTTTCGCATAATATCCTGATTCACTTCAACCCCTAAACCAGGCTGTTTGGACACAGAAATAAATCCATTATCAATACGGATATCCGGGGTCACAATATCCTCATCCCAATAGCGTGAGGATGAGGATATATCCCCAGGTATTGTGAATTGCGGCAGTGAAGCCAGCGCCACGTTCTGCGCTCTTGATATGCCTGTTTCCAGCATTCCGCCGCACCAAACCTGCATATGATGCTCTCTGCATAAATCATGAATTTTTAAGGCTTCTGTTAAGCCGCCGACACGGGAAGGCTTAATATTAATGATTTTGCAGCTTCCGAGCTCAATCGCCCGTCTCGCATCATCAAATGAACAAATACTTTCATCAAGGCAAATGGCGGTTTTCAAATGTTTCTGCAAGTGGCGGTGGTCAACGATGTCATCAGCTTGCAGAGGCTGCTCAATCATCATTAAATGATATTCATCAAGCTCCTTTAACCGGCTGATGTCCTTCAGCTCATAGGAAGAATTGGCGTCGGCCATGAGCGGAATGTTTGGGAACCGGCTGCGGATGGCCTTGACCAATTCCACATCCTGTCCAGGCTGAATTTTAATTTTTATTCGTCGATAACCCTCTTTTTGATAACTTTCAATTTCCTTCAGCATATCGTCAAGTGGCGCCAAGCCGACAACCACCCCGGCAGGGACTTTATCTCTTATCCCGCCCAATGCCTCGGCGAGAGACATGCCCTTCTTTTTCGCATAGATATCCCAGACAGCCGATTCAAGTCCCGCTTTTGCCATCCGGTTGCCTTTATAGCGCGCCAGGCTGTCCGGCACGTCGGAAGGGTGACTGAATTCACGTCCGACAACATTGGGAATAAAAAAATCCTTAAGCATGTGCAAACATGTTCCAATGGTTTCCTCGGTGTACCAAGGCGAAGAGAACGCAGATACTTCTCCCCACCCTGTGACACCGGATG
Coding sequences:
- the mntB gene encoding manganese ABC transporter ATP-binding protein MntB, whose protein sequence is MFPVELENVTVAYHKKPVLQDISLQVPEGKLIGIIGPNGAGKSTLIKTILGLVPRASGDISIYGKDYKNQRTRIGYVPQRGSVDWDFPTNALDVVLMGRYGRIGLLKRSKKADVEMAKAALDKVGMLDYAKRQISQLSGGQQQRVFLARALCQDADVYFMDEPFAGVDAATERAIMTLLAELKEKGKTVLVVHHDLQTAEDYFDWILLLHLRKIAFGPAENVFTIDNLQKTYGGRLTFLKDKVLAEGLKG
- a CDS encoding zinc ABC transporter substrate-binding protein — encoded protein: MKKRLMAAVLLSCIALTGCGTDSAGKSADKRLQVTATTSQIADAAENIGGKHVKVTALMGPGVDPHLYKASQGDTKKLMSADVVLYSGLHLEGKMEDILQKIDEQKQTAAVTEAIPKNKLISAGEGKMFDPHVWFSIPLWIYAVDEIEAQFSKAMPEHAEDFKKKAKEYKEDLQYLDKWSRQEIASIPEKSRVLVTAHDAFAYFGKEYGFQVKGLQGLSTDSDYGLKDVQELVDLLTEKQIKAVFVESSVSEKSINAVAEGAKEKGHTVTIGGQLYSDAMGEKGTKEGTYEGMFRHNINTITKALK
- the menC gene encoding o-succinylbenzoate synthase is translated as MIEIEKITLYHLSMNLKKPFKSSIETLQERKFLIVEAIDTSGVTGWGEVSAFSSPWYTEETIGTCLHMLKDFFIPNVVGREFSHPSDVPDSLARYKGNRMAKAGLESAVWDIYAKKKGMSLAEALGGIRDKVPAGVVVGLAPLDDMLKEIESYQKEGYRRIKIKIQPGQDVELVKAIRSRFPNIPLMADANSSYELKDISRLKELDEYHLMMIEQPLQADDIVDHRHLQKHLKTAICLDESICSFDDARRAIELGSCKIINIKPSRVGGLTEALKIHDLCREHHMQVWCGGMLETGISRAQNVALASLPQFTIPGDISSSSRYWDEDIVTPDIRIDNGFISVSKQPGLGVEVNQDIMRKYVTKMDVFTQHG